A window of Kribbella sp. NBC_00382 genomic DNA:
GTGGCTGCGACGGTTGAAGCGATGGCGACCGAGATCCGGCGGCAGCAACCGGCGGTGGTGATCAACACGGTCGGGCCGTTCGGTACGACGGCAGTACCGATTGCTCAGGCCTGTCTGCCCGGCAGCCACTACGTCGACCTCGCCAACGACGTGGCGGCAGTGTCCACGCTGCTCGGGATGACCGAGGCGGCCGCGGCGGCCGGACGGAGCTTCGTGACGGGAGCGGGATTCGGCGTGACGGCGACCGAGACCGTCGTCGTCAGACTGTGTAAAGGCCGGCCGGCCCCGGCACACGTCAGGGTGGACATGGTGCCGTCCCTGGCGATCGAGGCTGGCCCCCTCGGCGAGGCGCTCGCGGCCAGCATCCTCGACGGGATCCCCGGTGTCGAAGAGGGAGGGCGCTTTCAGGGGCGCCGGTATGAGGGTGGGCGGCTCGTACCCGCGCGACTCGGTACCGGCGTACAAGCTCTCACGCTGCCCGACGGCTCAACCGTCACCACCGCGAGCATGCCCCTCGGCGAACTCCTCGCAGCCCAACGCGCCAGCGGAGCCCCATCGGTCGACGCAGCCTCCAGCGAAGCCCCGAGCTCGCCCATCGCCCGCGCCCTGATGCCGCTAGCCACCTCATTGCTCGCGATAGGCCCGATACGCCGCTTCGCCATCCGCCGCCTGGCCCAACTGAAACTCAAAGCCCGCGAACGCCCCCGCGAACACTCCTGGGGCCACGCCCGAGTCGAGTGGGCCGACGGCACGGTCCGCGAGGGCTGGCTACAAGTCGGCGACGCTCAGACCTACACCGGCGCAGTCCCTGCCGAAGTAGCCCGCCGCCTCCTCGCAAACGAGGCCAAACCCGGCGCCTACACCCCAGCAGCCCTCTTCGGTACGTCCCTAGCCGAATCCTGCGGCGGCAAGTACCTGTAACTGACTGTCGGTGGGGGCAGTTAGCTTCGCGGGTATGGGCACTTTGTGGAGTACGGCGTTGGCTTCAGTTGCTGAGAAGTTGAACGGCGGGCGGATCGAGTGGATGTTGCTCGGTAGTGCGGCGACGGCGTTGCGGGGTGTGGCGATCGTTCCTGGTGACATCGACATTGCGATTCTGACGGCTGATGATGTCATTCGCGCCGCTGGTGTTCTGCCGACGCCGGACGTGCTTGGAGCAGTTGAGTCCGGCGGATTTGTGCCGGCTGACTGGATCAGTACGGTGGCCGAGCCGGTACTTCAGTTTGCTCCGGCCGGTGAGCGGTGGACCTTTGGGCGGTGGTACGTCCAGGGGGTCAAGGTTGAGCTGGCGCATATCGATGCGCCCGCGGTGGCCGGCCTGATGGTCGAGACGCGCGCGCCACTGGTCTTTCAGGAGCGCGAGACTCTCCGCTGCCACGGACAGTCCATCCCGACCGTACCGATCGAGGTGCAGCTCGCGACGATGGTCGCTCGGCAGCAGGATGCCCGGATCGACGCGACCATCGCCGGCATCGACTCGGCGCTGCTCGATCTGCCACTCCTGCGCCGCGCGATTCGGGACAAGCAATCGGAGGTCCCCGGTTTGGCGGTTCCAGAGTCGGTGCAGAGCCTCGGCTTGAACTAGATGCCGAGAGCGGCGTGGTGGCTCTGTCCCTCGTCAGGAGGTGATGAACTCCTTGGCGAAGAGGCGGATTGTTTCGGGGTTGAGGGCGTCTTGGAAGCCGATGATCAGTTCGTCGACGCCGGTGGACTCGTAGACGGCGAGGCGTTGGCGGATGGTGTCGATCGTGCCGATCAGGCCGTAGGCGCCGAGGTCGCCGGGGAAGACCATGGGGGCCCAGGGTGGGACGGCGGCGCGGGCCTCTTCGTCGGTGTCGGCGATGATGCAGTACGACGTCGACGTCTTGGTGATCGAGCCGAAGTCCCGGCCCACGGTCTCGCAGTGCTTCGCGAGTACGTCGTACTTGCGGGCCACCTCGTCCGGCGGCTCCTGGACGTTGCACAGGTCGCCGTACTTCGCGACCAGCTTGAGGGTGACCTTCTCGCCGCCGCCGGCGATCATCACCGGGACGTGCGGGGTCTGGACCCCCACCGGCTGGTTGACGACGCCTGAGGTCCGGAAGTACTCGCCGGTGAAGGTCGTCGCGGGATCGGTCCACATCGAGTGCGCGATCCGCAGCGACTCCTCGAGCCGCTTCAGCCGTTCCGGCGCGCTCGGGAAGTCGTAGCCGAAGGCAACGTATTCGTCCTCGTACCATCCCGCGCCGATGCCGAACGTGAACCGCCCACCCGCGATCACGTCCAGCGTCGAGGCCATCTTGGCCAGCAGGGCGGGATTGCGGTAGCCGTTGCCGGTGACGAGCTGGCCGAGGCGGATCCGGGTCGTCTCCCGGGCCAGCGCCGACAGCGTCGTCCAGGCCTCGAAGACGTACGCGCCGGGCGGCCCGAACGGCATGAAGTGGTCCGGTGCCCAGATCGTCTCGAAGCCGCTCTCGTCCGCGGCGACGGCCAGCTCCCTGATCTTGTCGAAGGCGGCCATCGGGTCGGTGTAGCCGTGGAACTCCTGGGTGGTGCCGGTCGGGATGTACAGGCTGAGTTTCACCTGAGGTCCTCTCGAGGGAGTACGGATCGCGATCCCCGGTGGGAAGTCGCTCAGTGAGATAGACCTCCCGGCCGGCCGGAATGCATCGGTTACCGGGCCGCCGGTTGCGTGCGGGGAAAGCCGAACCGGGGCACGAGCTCCGGCTCGGCGAAGACGGTGAGCGCGCGGATGTGCTGCCGGTCGACCGTCAGTACGGCGATCGCGAACGCCGCGAAGTCGTCGTCGGTCGTCGGGCGGTAGTAGGCGGCGGCCGCGGGCTGCCCGTTCGCGATCGTCGGCAGCATCCGGTACAGCCCTGGCTCGGTCATCACGCGCCCCCGCAGATGGCCGACGCAGGTGACCTTGCCCTGGAACCAGACCTCCGACGGCACGAACTCCAGCCTCGCGTCGGACCGGAGCAGTTCGTTCATCGCCTCGACATCGGCGCGCTCGAAGGCGTCCATGTACCGGTTCAGGATCGCTCGCGCCTCGGGGGAGTCCGGCTCGACCACCTCATCGGTCGCCGGGGCGATGTCGTCGATCCTCGCCCGCGCCCGTTGCAGCGCGCTGCGGACCGCCGGTACCGACATCTCGAGCATCTCGGCGACCTCGGACGCCGGATACCCCAGGCTCTCGCGCAGGATGAGGACCGCACGCTGCCGCGGCGCCAGGTGTTGCAGGCTGGCCACGAGCGCGAGCCGCAGGCTCGAACGGGCCGCGACGACATCGGCCGGATCCTCGCCGCGGGCCGGCACCAGTACCGACTCGGGCAGCGGATCCAGCCAGAGTCTGTCCTCACTTGTGGGAGCCATCGGTACGTCGGGATCCTGCCCAGGCCCGAGTAGCCCGGACGGCAGCACGCGGCGCTGGCGCGACCCGAGGACGGTCAGGCACTGGTTGGTCGCGATCCGGTAGAGCCAGGTGCGCATCGAGGATCGCCCTTCGAACGACTCCTGTTTGCGCCAGGCCCGCAGCAGCGTCTCCTGCACGATGTCCTCGGCCTCGTGCAGTGAGCCGACCATCTTGTAGCAATGCGCGATCAGCTCCCGGCGGTACTGGTCGGTGTCCTCGAGGAACTGATCGCGGTCGTCGCTGGAGATCATGCGGCAGTGTCCTGAACGGTGTCGGAGGAAGCGGGCCGGTATGTGAGGCTGACCAGACCGGGGTCGTGGCCCGGGCCGGCCTGGACGAGTTCCCAGCGCCGGCTCTCGCCTCCCTCGCGGAACAGCGGCGTCCCGCCGGGTACTGAGACCGGCACCAGCGTGAGCGTCAGCTCGTCGACCAGCCCCGCGTCGACGAGTGTTTGCCCGAACTGTCCGTGCCCGTAGAACAGCAGGTCGTTGCTCTGCTTCAGCGTACGCACCGCATCGACGACATCGCCGGAGACGACCGTCGTGTTGTTCCACTCCGCCTCCCGCAAGGTCGACGAGAACACGTACTTCTTCGCCCGGTTGAGGGCGTCGGCGTACGGGCCGGTCGCGGCGGGCCATTGCCGGGCGAAGATCTCATACGTCCGCCGTCCCATCAGGAAGCCGTCGCTGCGTTGCAGTGTGGCCAGTGAGCGGATCGCGCTCCCTTCGCCGAAGTAGGGACCGGCCCACGTCAGCGGCTCGCCGATGACGCCGTTGAGTGACACGAGGACCGACTGCACCAGCCGGTGACTGCTGTTTTCCGTCATGACAGGTAGACCTGGTCCGTCGCCGAAATGAATCGGTCTAGACCTGTACAGGACCTCGTCTTGAAATAGTCGACGGCGAGATGTCGAGAGCGGCGTGGTGGCTCCGTCCCAGGGGTGAAGGCGGCCAATGGGGTCGCGCATCGTTCGTACGGAGGAAGAGGCATGCGCAAGCTTGTAGTGCAGCAGTGGGTGACTGTGGACAACATCGCGGCGGAGGAGGATGGCGGGCTCAGCTTTGTGTCGGGGGAGCCGTTTTCGGAGAAGACCGACCCGGCTTTCAAGGCGAGCATGATGGGCTTCGGTGACTCGGTGGACACGATGATTCTCGGCGCGAACACCTATCACCAGGCCAAGGATTACTGGCCGTACGCCGAGGAGCAGGGCGAGTGGGGCGAGAAGCTCAACAACTTCACCAAGTACGTCGCCTCGTCGACACTGGATGACGCTCCCTGGGGCGACTTCTCCGCGGCGACCGTGACGCGCGACCCGGTCACCACCATCCGGGAGCTCAAGGAGCAGGACGGCAAGGATCTCTGGCTGTGGGGGAGCCTGAAACTGATGCACTCCCTGCTGGCCGCCGGCGCCGTCGACGAAGTACGGATGCTGGTCTGCCCGGCCTCGCGCGGCAAGGGGACCCGCGTCTTCGAGGACTCGCAAGACCTGAACCTGGTCGAGGCCACCTCGTTCAAGAACGGCCTGGCCCTGGTCCGCTACGAGATCAAGAAGTAGCCCGGGTCAGGCGAAGTCGCCTTTGGTGATGCCGTCGGGGTGATCGGCCGGCCATTGGACGAGTTCGATGCGGTACCCGTCCGGGTCGGTGATCCAGCAGGTCCGCGGGCCGGGGTTCTCGACCGGCCCGGCCTCGATCCCCTTGGCGGCAAGATCGGCGCGGGTCGCGTCCAGGGACTCCACCTGGATCACCAGATGGTTGATACCCACGCCGGGACCGGTCGGACCGGACGCCGGGTCATAGACCAGCTCGATGGTCACGAAGTCGTCACCGAGCAGCTGGAGCATCGTCAGAGTCCCGTACGCCGTGCCCTCGACGGTCCCGACGACCTCATAGCCGACGGCGGTGTAGAACGCCAGCGACCGCTCCAACTCACTGACCCGCAACCCAAAGTGCAAGGTACGCATGACAAACACCGTAGTACTCCACCAGCGCACGGCAGCGCGGCCGACCTCATCCAGTACGCCGTCAGCCAGCTCGCGTCGCAGGTGTTCTGTGCCCGGAGCCGGTACTCGGCGGTGAGCAGCGGGCGCGTCTCGAGCAGCTCGCCCACCTGGTAGGCGGCCGCCTGCGCAACGCAGAGCACCGGTCCGCCCGGCGACATGGCGGAGTATCCCGAGCCAGAGGACCGGCCGGACAAGCCCACGCTTTCCCAGAGACACATGGCGAGCCGCTCAGTGGTCATCTCAAGTGGGCGACGTAGGAGCCCGCGTTCGGGGTGGGTGGGAGCTAGCCGCAGAGGGAGCGACGTAGGAGCGGACGTTGCGGCAGGCGTGGGGAGTACCCGGTCCGTGGGGACCGGGCCGTGTCGATGGGCGGGGGAACCTCGGGGCTGAGATGGTTGGGGGATGAGCGAGCAGGTTCCGGTGCAGACGTTTGTGGTCGGCATCGATCGGGGTGCGGTGTTGCAGCGGCGGGCTGTGGTCAGCAAGGTGCAGCGGCGGGGTGCCTGGGTGACTCTGGTGATCGGTGCTTTGGGCATCGTGCTGGCGCTCTACGCCTTGATCGCCTTCCAGGGAGCCGGCATGTGGCCGTTCTCGTTGTTGTTGATCGCGGCAATGGTTCCGCTGGTCGTGAGTACCTTGCTAGCGCTCAAGCTCGACAAGGAGCGTCAACGCTGGTTCGCCGCCAACGAGTTGCCGCCAGTAGCGATGCGCATGTCACCCAAAGCACTCGAGCTCGCCTGCGAAGGCGCGGCGTACCCAGTGATCCTGCCGTGGACCGCGGTCCAGGGGTTCAAACAGGTCAAGATCTTCGGCCAGTTCGTCCTCGAGCTAAAACTGGCGCCCGGGATCGGTGCGACGACGGCCGGCGTACGAGGCCTCGACCAGCCGGCTGTCCGGACCGTCATCAAGCCCAGCCCGCTCCTCAAACCGACCGGCCTGTACCTCGTGAAGTCCCTCGACCAACCGGTCCACGTGATCGACCAGGCCCTCAAGCACTTCTCAGGCGGCAAGGCCTCGGTCACGAGCTAGCAAGGCAGCGACCGGAAGGTATACCCGCGAGCGCTCAACACAGTCAAAGCCCGATCCAGCGCCGCGACCGTCTGAGTACGGGTCCCACCCCCGTCGTGCATCAGGATGATCGCCCCCGGCCGCGCCCCGCGCAGGATCTCGTGCTGGATCGCCGCCGCGCCCGGCTTCTCCCAGTCGTTGGTGTCGACGTCCCAGAGGATCTGCCGCTGGTGGTTCGCCGCCGCGACCGCCGCCACCGCCGCGTTCGTGTCGCGGTACGGAGGCCGGAAGCACTTCGACTTCACCCCGCTGAAGATCTCCTCGCGCACCCGCTTAGGGGTCAGATGCGTGAGCATCGGGTGGTCCCAGGTGTGGTTGCCGATGTGATGCCCCTGGCTGCGGGCCAGTTCGACCAGCTCCGGATGCGCCGCCGCCTCACGGCCGAGGACGAAGAACGTCGCCTTCGCGTGGTGCCGCGCCAGCACCCGCAGAACCTGAGGCGTGTACGTCACCTGCGGCCCGTCGTCGAACGTCAGGTACAGCACCTTGCCGTCGTTCGTCAGCGTCCAGTCGTCCGCCACCGCGGGCGTCGTCGTCCGCTGATTTTTCCGCCCCGTACTGCGATGTTTCGCGACCACCTTCGACGCCGTCGAAATCTTCAGCGGCGCGGGCCCGGCCGGTCCGGAGGCGACCAGGTGGTGTGCAGCGGCCGGCGGTGTGGCGGGAGTGGCCGCCTGAGCGAGGGCGGCACCGAACAGAATGGCGGCAATCAGAAAGAGTTTGCCGGGCGGCAAGGTCATTGAGGCATCCTCTCGTGTCGCGAGGGCCATCCCTGCACCACCCCCCGGCGTTTCGCACGTATCGTGCGTGTCGGGGCAGGCCCGGCCGGGCCCACAGGTACCGGCGGGGTGGTCCAGCAACAAGTCAGGCAGCAACGCACAGGCAGAACCCGACGACGCGTGAGGCGACAGTGATGACGGACAGCGACCAGACGACGGCCGGTACTGGGGCCGGCGGCCCGGAGTACCAGGCAGACGGAGCAGTGGACCGGAACATGGGCAGGCGAACGGTGATCGGTGGCGCCGCCGCGGTGCTGGCCGCTGCCGGTTTCCAGGCGGCCCCGGCGTACGCCGGAAAGCCGAAGGACCCGGAGGTGGTCCGGCTCACGATCATGGGCACCACCGACCTGCACGGCAACGTGTTCAACTGGGACTACTTCAAGAACGCCGAGTACGACGACGCGGCGCACAACGACATCGGCCTGGCCAAGATCGCGACCCTGGTGAAGGCCGTCCGGGCCCGGGTCAAGGCCACTCGGCACGCGCCCGACCCGCTGATGATCGACGCCGGCGACACGATCCAGGGCACTCCGCTGGCCTACTACTTCGCCAAGATCCAGCCCATCACCGGCGGTCACCGGCACCCGATGGCCGCGGCGATGAACGAGATCGAGTACGACGCCGCTGCGCTCGGTAACCACGAGTTCAACTACGGCCTCGACATCCTGCGCAAGTTCCAGAGCCAGCTGCACTTCCCGCTGCTCGGCGCGAACGCCCAGGACTGGACCACCGGCCTGCCGGTCTTCCCGCCGTACGTGCTGAAGAAGGTCCAGGTGCACGGCCAGGGCACGGTCACGGTCGGCATCCTCGGCCTGACCAACCCCGGCATCGCGATCTGGGACAAGGCCAACGTCGAGAACAAGATCAAGTTCGGCGGCATCGTCGAGCTCGCCAAGGAGTGGGTCCCGAAGGTCCGCGCGGCCGGTGCCGACGTGGTGATCGTCTCCGCGCACTCCGGGATGGACCTTTCGTCCTCGTACGGCGATGCGCTGCCGGTCCCCGAGAACGCCTCCGTCCTGATGGCCGAGACCGTCCCCGGCATCGACGCCGTCCTGGTCGGGCACGCGCACCTGGAGATCCCGCAGCGACTCGTCACGAACAAGGTCAGCGGCGAGCAGGTCGTCCTGACCGAGCCGCTCAAGTGGGGCATGCGGCTCTCGCTGATCGACCTCGACCTGCAGAAGGTCCGCGGCAAATGGAAGGTCCTCGGCCGGGCCAGCCAGGTCCTGAACGCGAACACGGTCGCGGCCGACGCGAAGGTCGTCCGGATCCTGCAGGAGGACCACGACAAGGTCGTCACCTACGTCAACTCCAAGGTCGGCACCTGCACCGAGGCGATGTCCGCCGCGACCGCGCCCTGGGAAGACACCGCCGCCCTGGACTTCGTCAACTTCATCCAGGCCGACGCCGTCAGCAAGGCCCTTGTCGGTACGCCGCAAGCCGCGTTGCCGGTCCTTGCGATCGCCGCTCCGTTCAACCGCGAGGCGTCGATCCCCGCCGGCGATGTCTCGATCCGCGACGTCGCCGGCCTCTACATCTTCGACAACACGCTGCTCGCGGTCACTATGACCGGCGCCCAGGTGAAGGACTACCTGGAGTTCTCGGCGCAGTACTTCAAGCAGGTCAGCGGCCCGGGCCCGTTCCCGGCCGACCAGGTCACCAACGCCGTGACGCCGACCGCTCCGGGCGGTACGCCGGACTACAACTACGACATCATGGGCGGCCTGACCAAGCCGATGGCGTACAAGATCGACATCGCCAAGGCGCCCGGCGCACGGATCACGGACCTCACGTACGACGGTACGCCGGTGGCCGCCGACCAGCAGTTCGTCGTTGCCGTCAACAACTACCGCCAGTCCGGCGGCGGCAACTTCCCGCACGTCAAGACCGCGCCGGTCGTCTACAACCGGCAGGTCGAGATCCGCCAGCTGATGATCGACTACGTCATCGCCACCGGCGAGGTGAACCCCAACACCTTCCACACCACCGACTGGTCACTGACCTCCAACGGCGCACCGATCGTGGTCAACGGCTGATCATCGGTGCGCCGAGTGAACTGATCAGCGCGCCCAGGACGAGCAGGGCGTAGGCGAGTAGGACGCCCACCAGCAGTGCGGCGCCGACCACCCCGAGGGTGTCGTTGGTCGCGCTGCTGGTGGCGTGGGTTATAGCGAGGGTGGTGTTCATCAGGCTGCCTTTGCGGGGGTGCTGTGCCAGTCCGGGTGGCCTGGCATGGGTGGGGTGGTCTTGCCGTAGATCCAGGCACAGAAGTACTGCGTGAGGTCGCGTCCACTGACCTCGTTGGCCGTGTCGATGTAGTCCTGGGTGCCGGCGCTGCGGTCGCGGTACCGGTCGAAGAACGTCTGCTCGATCCGCCGGAAGGTCTGCTCGCCGACGATGCTGTTGAGCCCGGTGAGCATCAGCTGTCCCGGTACGTCGGTGTCGAACAGGACCGCGAGTTGGCTGTTCAAGCGGCCCATCGGACCGGAGTCGTGGCGGGACTGTTGGTCGGTCTCGTACAGGTCTTTGAGCTCTGCGTTGAGGTTAGTGAAGCCGCGGGACGCGTCGTATTTGCGTTCGTAGTACCGGGCATGGCCTTCGCTGATCCACATGTCGTCCCAGCTCCGGACGGAGACCGCGTCACCGAAGTACTGGTGGGTCAGCTCGTGGACCAGCGTGCCCGCTTCGTCCTTGGCGGGCAGGGAAAGTGGGAGGCCGAAGGTGGACAGGCCGGCCGTTTCGAGCGCGACGCCGTCGTACGGGCTCGTGAGGCCGAGGACGCCGTACTGCTCATACGGGAACGGCCGGCCGATCTGCTTCTCCAGCCAGGCGAGCTGTTGCGGCGTCTCGATGGCGTTGGCTTGCATCGCGTCGGTGTAGGACTTGCCTTGGAATTTAGCGAGACCTAAGTAGCTACGGATAGGCAGGCCGTGCGGTCCGGTCTGCTTGATCTCACGGAACTTGCCGACCGCGATCGCGACCACGTCGGTCTTGATCGGGTGTGCGGTTTTGTAGACCCAGGTGGTGGTCTGGCCGTGCTTGTACTTCGCTGTGCGGCGGCCGCTGGCGATCCCGGTGCGGTCGTTCGGGGTGGTGATGCGGATCGTGTACTGCGCCTTGTCGCTCGGATGATCGTTGGACGGGAACACCACGTGGGCACGGTTTGGCTGACCCATCACGCCGAATCCGTCCGGCGTCTCGTTCCAGACGGTGAACGGGTTGGGCACTCCCGGAGGAAGGTTGAGCCCCGGTGGTACCGGATTCTGCGAGCGGTCGGCGGTGTAGACGACGCGGACGGTGAACGGCAGGTGCTTGTACAGGGTGCTTCTTGGGGTGATCGAGAGCTTCTCGCCAACCAGCCTGTACTCCGCCGGCCGCCCGTTGACCGTCACGGCCTCGATCCGCTGCCCAGCCGAGTCGACACTGAACCGGGTCAACGACTGGGTGGCGACCGCCCGCATCGTCACCACACCCGGCATCTTGGTGGTACCGACCTCGTAGCCAAGACTCACGTCATAACTCTGCGCGTCATACCCACCGTTGCCGAGCCCTGGGAACAGCCGATCCCCGAGATCCCCCGCACCGGGTGCCGCCGCAGCCTGCGCGGAGACGACCCCAACCGGCACCAACAGAACAGTTGCTGCCAGCAAACTCCCGGCCCGCGTCATCATTTTCGTTGCCATAGGCCCAGACTGCCGCCCGGCCGACCCACTCCACATCCACCGAAAACAGCAACCTCCGTACTACTAAAGTGCTAGACGCCTGAGCCGGAAGTTCCCCCACGCGCTCTCCACGCCTGCTGCTGCGTCGCGCGGTGCGACCACGATCCCGGTCAGCGGCTCGGGTGGGGTGGAGGTGATGGGGTGTTCGGCGCGCTCGCCTACGCCGGGTCCAGGTCTCGCGATTGCGATGGCGCCCTTGGCCACACGGTGGGCGGGGCCGTTAGGTGGAAACTACTTGTCGCTGGGTGCAAGTTAGTTACCGCTCAGACGTCATGACCCCCGCAGGCGGCACCACCAACCACCTTCGCTCAAGTCGATGACCGGCCCGAACCGTGGTCGCAGTCGCGTGGGGGAATACCTGCTGGAGGCACGCGACCCTACCTGAGGTCTTGACCGGGGGAGAGAGCAAGTGATTTAGTCACTTTGTGACTAACTCAACGGTGGCGCCCAGCCTGTCGGACCGGTTGACCGAGGCGATCCTCGGCATCATCCGGGACGCCGACCTGGGGCCGGGCGATGCGATCCCGTCGGCCCGCGAGCTGGCGAAGCGGTTCGAGATCACCACCCCGACCATCCGCGAGGCACTCCGCAAACTGGAGGCCACCGGAGCCGTCGAGTTCCGCCACGGCTCCGGCACGTACGTCGGTCCGACCATCAACAACGTCGTCCTCGCCAACCCGCACCGCCCGCCGATCACCAAGGAATCAGTCCTTCAACTAATAGGCGCCCGCCTCCTGCTGGAGCCCGCAGTAGCCGCCCAAGCGGCCAACGTCCAGGCAACCGCCGCGCTCGCGCCTAGCGGCGCGAGCGCGGCGGGAGAACGTGCGGGAGCCGAAGGCGGTGTGGGCGCGCATCCAACCGCAGCCCCGGCTGCGGCGCCCGCTCCCTCCACCGGTTCCGGCGGAGCCGGGAGCGGCGGACGGTCTCTGGAGAAGCTGGAGGCGGCGGTCACCAATGCGTTGACGCCTCCGGGTGGGCCGGCGTTTGCGCTGAATTTTCATGTCGAGTTGGCCGCCGCGAGTGGTAATCCGGTGGTCGAAGAGCTGATCGGGAGCCTCCTCAAAGTGCGTCTCCGCGAGCAGCAGCAGATCAGGCAGCTGTACGACAACCGTAAGCGTGACTACGAGGAGCACCGGGCGATTTTCGAAGCCGTCCAGGCCGGCGACGCCGCCGCGGCCGAGCAGCTCACGCGCGAGCACCTTGACCACATCCGTACCGCCATTGAGGCCGCCACCTTCCCGGAGTTGCCGTGAGCAACAAGCTTGCGGAGATGACGACTGACCAGGCGCGCGACGCCGTCCGGCTGGCGCCGTTGGTGATCATTCCGGTGGGTGCCCAGGAGCAGCACGGCGGTGGGATGGCGATGTCGACCGACACCGTACGAGCGGAAGGCCTCGCCGATCTCGTGGCCGAACGCCTCGACGGTCGCGCGGTCATCGCGCCACCGCTCAACTACGGCGTATCCCCACACCACATGGCCTTCGCCGGTACCGTGACGTTGTCCCCGGCAACCTTCCAGTCCGTACTCCGTGACCTCATCGCCAGCCTCCAACAACACGGTTGGCGCCAGTTCCTGGTGATCACCGGCCACGGCGGCAACAACGCCGCGCTGTCGGTTCTGGCCCAGGAGTACCTCCTGCAACCCGACCTCACCTTCGCGTGGACACCCATCACGCCGCTGGTCTCCGACCTCATCGCGGGCATGGA
This region includes:
- a CDS encoding bifunctional metallophosphatase/5'-nucleotidase, translated to MTDSDQTTAGTGAGGPEYQADGAVDRNMGRRTVIGGAAAVLAAAGFQAAPAYAGKPKDPEVVRLTIMGTTDLHGNVFNWDYFKNAEYDDAAHNDIGLAKIATLVKAVRARVKATRHAPDPLMIDAGDTIQGTPLAYYFAKIQPITGGHRHPMAAAMNEIEYDAAALGNHEFNYGLDILRKFQSQLHFPLLGANAQDWTTGLPVFPPYVLKKVQVHGQGTVTVGILGLTNPGIAIWDKANVENKIKFGGIVELAKEWVPKVRAAGADVVIVSAHSGMDLSSSYGDALPVPENASVLMAETVPGIDAVLVGHAHLEIPQRLVTNKVSGEQVVLTEPLKWGMRLSLIDLDLQKVRGKWKVLGRASQVLNANTVAADAKVVRILQEDHDKVVTYVNSKVGTCTEAMSAATAPWEDTAALDFVNFIQADAVSKALVGTPQAALPVLAIAAPFNREASIPAGDVSIRDVAGLYIFDNTLLAVTMTGAQVKDYLEFSAQYFKQVSGPGPFPADQVTNAVTPTAPGGTPDYNYDIMGGLTKPMAYKIDIAKAPGARITDLTYDGTPVAADQQFVVAVNNYRQSGGGNFPHVKTAPVVYNRQVEIRQLMIDYVIATGEVNPNTFHTTDWSLTSNGAPIVVNG
- a CDS encoding sigma-70 family RNA polymerase sigma factor encodes the protein MISSDDRDQFLEDTDQYRRELIAHCYKMVGSLHEAEDIVQETLLRAWRKQESFEGRSSMRTWLYRIATNQCLTVLGSRQRRVLPSGLLGPGQDPDVPMAPTSEDRLWLDPLPESVLVPARGEDPADVVAARSSLRLALVASLQHLAPRQRAVLILRESLGYPASEVAEMLEMSVPAVRSALQRARARIDDIAPATDEVVEPDSPEARAILNRYMDAFERADVEAMNELLRSDARLEFVPSEVWFQGKVTCVGHLRGRVMTEPGLYRMLPTIANGQPAAAAYYRPTTDDDFAAFAIAVLTVDRQHIRALTVFAEPELVPRFGFPRTQPAAR
- a CDS encoding FadR/GntR family transcriptional regulator, encoding MTNSTVAPSLSDRLTEAILGIIRDADLGPGDAIPSARELAKRFEITTPTIREALRKLEATGAVEFRHGSGTYVGPTINNVVLANPHRPPITKESVLQLIGARLLLEPAVAAQAANVQATAALAPSGASAAGERAGAEGGVGAHPTAAPAAAPAPSTGSGGAGSGGRSLEKLEAAVTNALTPPGGPAFALNFHVELAAASGNPVVEELIGSLLKVRLREQQQIRQLYDNRKRDYEEHRAIFEAVQAGDAAAAEQLTREHLDHIRTAIEAATFPELP
- a CDS encoding M1 family metallopeptidase produces the protein MATKMMTRAGSLLAATVLLVPVGVVSAQAAAAPGAGDLGDRLFPGLGNGGYDAQSYDVSLGYEVGTTKMPGVVTMRAVATQSLTRFSVDSAGQRIEAVTVNGRPAEYRLVGEKLSITPRSTLYKHLPFTVRVVYTADRSQNPVPPGLNLPPGVPNPFTVWNETPDGFGVMGQPNRAHVVFPSNDHPSDKAQYTIRITTPNDRTGIASGRRTAKYKHGQTTTWVYKTAHPIKTDVVAIAVGKFREIKQTGPHGLPIRSYLGLAKFQGKSYTDAMQANAIETPQQLAWLEKQIGRPFPYEQYGVLGLTSPYDGVALETAGLSTFGLPLSLPAKDEAGTLVHELTHQYFGDAVSVRSWDDMWISEGHARYYERKYDASRGFTNLNAELKDLYETDQQSRHDSGPMGRLNSQLAVLFDTDVPGQLMLTGLNSIVGEQTFRRIEQTFFDRYRDRSAGTQDYIDTANEVSGRDLTQYFCAWIYGKTTPPMPGHPDWHSTPAKAA
- a CDS encoding dihydrofolate reductase family protein; the encoded protein is MTENSSHRLVQSVLVSLNGVIGEPLTWAGPYFGEGSAIRSLATLQRSDGFLMGRRTYEIFARQWPAATGPYADALNRAKKYVFSSTLREAEWNNTTVVSGDVVDAVRTLKQSNDLLFYGHGQFGQTLVDAGLVDELTLTLVPVSVPGGTPLFREGGESRRWELVQAGPGHDPGLVSLTYRPASSDTVQDTAA
- a CDS encoding LLM class F420-dependent oxidoreductase, whose protein sequence is MKLSLYIPTGTTQEFHGYTDPMAAFDKIRELAVAADESGFETIWAPDHFMPFGPPGAYVFEAWTTLSALARETTRIRLGQLVTGNGYRNPALLAKMASTLDVIAGGRFTFGIGAGWYEDEYVAFGYDFPSAPERLKRLEESLRIAHSMWTDPATTFTGEYFRTSGVVNQPVGVQTPHVPVMIAGGGEKVTLKLVAKYGDLCNVQEPPDEVARKYDVLAKHCETVGRDFGSITKTSTSYCIIADTDEEARAAVPPWAPMVFPGDLGAYGLIGTIDTIRQRLAVYESTGVDELIIGFQDALNPETIRLFAKEFITS
- a CDS encoding VOC family protein → MRTLHFGLRVSELERSLAFYTAVGYEVVGTVEGTAYGTLTMLQLLGDDFVTIELVYDPASGPTGPGVGINHLVIQVESLDATRADLAAKGIEAGPVENPGPRTCWITDPDGYRIELVQWPADHPDGITKGDFA
- a CDS encoding dihydrofolate reductase family protein — its product is MRKLVVQQWVTVDNIAAEEDGGLSFVSGEPFSEKTDPAFKASMMGFGDSVDTMILGANTYHQAKDYWPYAEEQGEWGEKLNNFTKYVASSTLDDAPWGDFSAATVTRDPVTTIRELKEQDGKDLWLWGSLKLMHSLLAAGAVDEVRMLVCPASRGKGTRVFEDSQDLNLVEATSFKNGLALVRYEIKK
- a CDS encoding polysaccharide deacetylase family protein, yielding MTLPPGKLFLIAAILFGAALAQAATPATPPAAAHHLVASGPAGPAPLKISTASKVVAKHRSTGRKNQRTTTPAVADDWTLTNDGKVLYLTFDDGPQVTYTPQVLRVLARHHAKATFFVLGREAAAHPELVELARSQGHHIGNHTWDHPMLTHLTPKRVREEIFSGVKSKCFRPPYRDTNAAVAAVAAANHQRQILWDVDTNDWEKPGAAAIQHEILRGARPGAIILMHDGGGTRTQTVAALDRALTVLSARGYTFRSLPC